A DNA window from Pseudomonas resinovorans NBRC 106553 contains the following coding sequences:
- a CDS encoding NAD(P)/FAD-dependent oxidoreductase: MSNAFKAIIAGGGFGGLTAATALAQRGWSVTVYERQHELRASGSGIYIWENGLRILDAIGAQVVSRDSFHGRAMEQRDRNNQVIDPGDFPPSVRLVTVARKDLLNGLRDAALRAGVEIRTGAEVIGAGAAGDLHFAGARSAQADLAIGADGVWSAVRRALGLELFHQQTDEGALRAIIPGTQEDLGFDGQGKYIELWSGSRRLLITPLNRHEIYLAFTCQKDDLAGKASPLDKAAWIASFPHWAHLIERVDTLLPWAPYSIVKVKAWSAGRTALIGDAAHAQPPNLGQGGGMAMQSGLALATFLEDLEDRRDIPERLQAWEAHERELAEHCQRWSCLYGEVSVLPDDARSRIIHHGMADPWVRSQILRAAQSQPTGTQRPGQPVRLAAN; this comes from the coding sequence ATGTCCAACGCTTTCAAGGCGATCATCGCCGGCGGCGGTTTCGGCGGCCTGACGGCGGCAACCGCGCTGGCCCAACGCGGCTGGTCGGTGACCGTGTACGAACGCCAGCACGAACTGCGGGCCTCCGGGTCCGGCATCTATATCTGGGAGAACGGCCTGCGCATCCTCGATGCCATCGGTGCGCAGGTGGTTTCCCGGGATTCCTTCCACGGCCGCGCCATGGAACAACGGGACCGCAACAACCAGGTCATCGACCCGGGCGACTTCCCGCCTTCGGTGCGCCTGGTGACGGTGGCGCGCAAGGACCTGCTCAACGGCCTGCGCGACGCGGCGTTGCGCGCCGGGGTGGAGATCCGCACCGGCGCCGAGGTGATAGGCGCCGGTGCCGCCGGCGACCTGCACTTCGCCGGTGCCCGCAGCGCGCAGGCGGACCTGGCCATTGGCGCCGACGGCGTGTGGTCGGCCGTGCGCCGCGCCCTCGGCCTCGAACTCTTCCACCAGCAGACCGATGAAGGCGCCCTGCGCGCCATTATTCCCGGCACCCAGGAAGACCTCGGCTTCGATGGCCAGGGCAAGTACATCGAGCTCTGGAGCGGGTCGCGCCGGCTGCTGATCACCCCCCTCAACCGCCACGAGATCTACCTGGCCTTCACCTGCCAGAAGGACGACCTGGCGGGCAAGGCCAGCCCCCTGGACAAGGCCGCCTGGATTGCCTCCTTCCCCCACTGGGCGCACCTGATCGAGCGCGTCGATACCCTGCTGCCCTGGGCGCCCTACAGCATCGTCAAGGTGAAAGCCTGGTCCGCCGGACGCACCGCGCTGATCGGCGACGCCGCCCACGCCCAACCGCCGAACCTCGGCCAGGGTGGTGGCATGGCGATGCAGAGCGGGCTGGCCCTGGCCACCTTCCTCGAAGACCTGGAGGACCGCCGCGACATCCCCGAACGCCTGCAGGCCTGGGAAGCCCATGAGCGGGAGCTGGCCGAGCACTGCCAGCGCTGGTCATGCCTGTACGGCGAAGTGTCGGTGCTGCCGGACGATGCGCGCAGCCGCATCATCCACCACGGCATGGCCGATCCCTGGGTACGCAGCCAGATACTCCGCGCCGCCCAGAGCCAGCCCACCGGCACGCAACGTCCGGGGCAACCGGTGCGCCTGGCGGCCAACTGA
- a CDS encoding transporter: MSTALIGCLALSSPAQATDLPAVNLGSTTFYDGAPLPGGPGWYGSLFLNHYDGRKLTDNDGERIALPRSEVTVDTATLQLIYQGIGGPLDSDWGFSALLPIVTRLDVDDGMNNAALDGQAGVADLNFGFYLQFRPIMGDQGPRFAHRLELDLVAPVGRYDRDTAINPGSNFWSVNPYWAGTFWATPKTTLSWRLHYLWNAKNTDPSPATYGPDVSDVQAGQAVHANFNLLYAFTPRFQAGVNGYWLNQITDSRIDGHEVSGRREKVFAIGPGALFAFSRQDSLMANLYFESESRNRPEGNRFNLRWVHKL, encoded by the coding sequence ATGAGCACGGCGTTGATCGGCTGCCTGGCGCTGAGCTCGCCAGCCCAGGCCACGGACCTGCCGGCGGTCAACCTCGGTTCCACCACCTTCTACGATGGCGCGCCATTGCCCGGCGGTCCGGGTTGGTACGGCTCGCTGTTCCTCAACCACTACGACGGCCGCAAGCTCACCGACAATGATGGCGAGCGCATCGCCCTGCCCAGGTCGGAAGTGACGGTGGACACCGCCACGCTGCAACTGATCTACCAGGGCATCGGCGGACCACTGGACAGTGACTGGGGCTTCAGCGCCCTGCTGCCGATCGTCACGCGACTGGACGTGGACGACGGCATGAACAACGCCGCGCTCGACGGCCAGGCGGGCGTCGCCGACCTCAACTTCGGCTTCTACCTGCAGTTCCGCCCGATCATGGGGGACCAGGGACCGCGCTTCGCCCATCGCCTGGAACTGGACCTGGTGGCCCCGGTGGGCCGCTACGACCGCGACACGGCGATCAACCCGGGGTCCAACTTCTGGTCGGTGAACCCCTACTGGGCCGGCACCTTCTGGGCCACCCCGAAGACCACCCTGTCCTGGCGCCTGCACTACCTGTGGAACGCCAAGAACACCGATCCCTCCCCCGCCACCTACGGGCCCGATGTCAGCGATGTCCAGGCCGGGCAGGCGGTGCATGCCAACTTCAACCTGCTCTACGCCTTCACGCCGAGGTTCCAGGCCGGCGTCAACGGCTACTGGCTGAACCAGATCACCGACTCACGCATCGATGGCCACGAAGTCTCCGGCCGTCGCGAGAAGGTCTTCGCCATCGGCCCGGGGGCGCTGTTCGCCTTTTCCCGCCAAGACAGCCTGATGGCCAACCTCTACTTCGAAAGCGAAAGCCGCAACCGCCCCGAAGGCAATCGTTTCAACCTGCGCTGGGTACACAAACTATGA
- a CDS encoding nitrate/nitrite transporter — translation MTSAIFDSREPASLKCSSLSAADSARLGRWKTISLAMGIAAQLFLAGDWYGFAAVSQFVAADLALSPFQVGMVQGSFSITYALGMIFWGALGQRLSTRVLYCAGLVGVGLSMLVQTQAQSYEALVATRLAVGFFDAAVWIGAARLIIVWFPPAQRGRALSALLAAFSLAITLDFALGIPLAEAIGWRGFFMVLAISTLVVALLGLLLVKNERTAVGLPRFSWDDEVLGGGAMPSLWTIFQSRWFYIAALAIFGDMFAVSATATWVVPALIQTQGIEAHTAATVGTLMGLSQVVLLLIGGHISDLLRRRVLMLKIGAALSLLSGLSLLLTVKYGLPHGGLLLVAAFSGVVVFSGGAIFALISEKYGERLGGSAIGYAEMVGISSTFVAPALLGAVIQSTGSFVAAFGTFVAVQLVILLALLLCSDERAGSLQPRFTPERSGA, via the coding sequence ATGACCTCCGCCATTTTCGATTCGCGGGAGCCCGCCTCCCTCAAGTGTTCGTCGTTGTCCGCCGCCGACAGCGCCCGCCTCGGCCGCTGGAAGACCATCAGCCTGGCGATGGGCATCGCCGCCCAGCTGTTCCTCGCCGGGGACTGGTACGGCTTCGCCGCCGTCAGCCAGTTCGTCGCCGCGGACCTTGCGCTGTCGCCCTTCCAGGTCGGCATGGTGCAGGGCTCGTTCTCCATCACCTACGCCCTCGGGATGATCTTCTGGGGTGCGCTGGGCCAGCGGCTGTCGACCCGCGTCCTGTACTGCGCCGGCCTGGTGGGCGTAGGCCTGTCGATGCTGGTGCAGACCCAGGCGCAGAGCTACGAGGCGCTGGTGGCCACCCGCCTGGCGGTGGGCTTCTTCGATGCCGCGGTGTGGATCGGCGCAGCCCGGCTGATCATCGTCTGGTTCCCGCCGGCACAGCGGGGCCGCGCCCTCAGCGCCCTGCTCGCGGCCTTCAGCCTGGCCATCACCCTGGACTTCGCCCTGGGCATCCCCCTGGCCGAGGCCATCGGCTGGCGAGGCTTCTTCATGGTCCTGGCAATCAGCACCCTGGTGGTGGCCCTGCTCGGCCTGCTGCTGGTGAAGAACGAGCGCACGGCGGTGGGCCTGCCGCGCTTCAGCTGGGACGACGAAGTGCTGGGCGGCGGCGCCATGCCGAGCCTCTGGACCATCTTCCAGTCGCGCTGGTTCTACATCGCCGCGCTGGCCATCTTCGGCGACATGTTCGCCGTCTCGGCCACCGCCACCTGGGTGGTGCCGGCGCTGATCCAGACCCAGGGCATCGAGGCCCATACCGCCGCCACCGTCGGCACGCTGATGGGGCTGTCCCAGGTAGTGCTGCTGCTCATCGGCGGACACATCAGCGACCTGCTGCGCCGCCGGGTGCTGATGCTGAAGATCGGTGCCGCGCTGTCCCTGCTCTCCGGCCTCTCCCTGCTGCTCACGGTGAAGTACGGCCTGCCCCACGGCGGCCTCCTGCTGGTGGCGGCGTTCAGCGGCGTGGTGGTGTTCAGCGGCGGCGCGATCTTCGCCCTGATCAGCGAGAAGTACGGCGAACGCCTCGGTGGCAGCGCCATCGGCTACGCGGAAATGGTCGGTATCTCCTCCACCTTCGTCGCCCCGGCGCTGCTGGGCGCGGTGATCCAGTCGACCGGTTCCTTCGTGGCCGCCTTCGGCACCTTCGTCGCCGTGCAGCTGGTGATCCTCCTGGCGCTGCTGCTGTGCAGCGACGAACGCGCCGGCAGCCTGCAACCCCGCTTCACGCCCGAGCGCTCCGGCGCCTGA
- a CDS encoding MFS family transporter: protein MNAPASIPQYSAEERRTRILAIVGASSGNLVEWFDFYVYAFTAIYFAHAFFPSDNPTVQLLNTAGVFAAGFLMRPIGGWMFGRIADKKGRKTAMMISVLMMCGGSLAIALMPTYERIGVLAPMLLLAARLFQGLSVGGEYGTSATYMSEVALKGQRGFFASFQYVTLIGGQLLAVLVVVILQQLLSNEQLRDWGWRIPFVVGAATAVIAFYMRRSLNETAKAENLNRKESGTLGELFRHHKRAFFTVLGFTAGGSLIFYTFTTYMQKYLVNTAGMDTRTASGVMTFALLVYMCLQPLFGALSDRIGRKTSMLWFGALGMLCTWPILSALKTVTSPYAAFGLIILALAIVSLYTSISGLIKSEMFPAQIRALGVGLSYAVGNAIFGGSAEYVALGLKSLGVEEYFYIYVSVMCGVALVVCLLLPDLRQVSYLNDED, encoded by the coding sequence ATGAACGCACCCGCCTCGATACCGCAGTATTCAGCCGAAGAACGCCGTACGCGCATCCTCGCCATCGTCGGCGCGTCATCAGGCAACCTGGTGGAGTGGTTCGACTTCTACGTCTACGCCTTCACCGCCATCTACTTCGCCCACGCCTTCTTCCCGTCCGACAACCCTACGGTGCAATTGCTCAATACCGCCGGGGTGTTCGCCGCCGGCTTCCTGATGCGCCCCATCGGCGGCTGGATGTTCGGCCGTATCGCCGACAAGAAGGGTCGCAAGACGGCAATGATGATCTCGGTGCTGATGATGTGCGGCGGCTCGCTGGCCATCGCGCTGATGCCCACCTATGAGCGCATCGGCGTGCTGGCCCCAATGCTGTTGCTGGCGGCGCGCCTGTTCCAGGGGCTTTCGGTGGGCGGCGAGTACGGCACCAGCGCCACCTACATGAGCGAGGTGGCGCTCAAGGGCCAGCGCGGCTTCTTCGCCTCCTTCCAGTACGTGACCCTGATCGGAGGCCAACTGCTGGCGGTGCTGGTGGTGGTGATCCTGCAGCAGTTGCTGAGCAACGAGCAGCTGCGCGACTGGGGCTGGCGCATTCCCTTCGTGGTGGGCGCGGCGACCGCGGTGATCGCCTTCTACATGCGTCGCTCGCTGAACGAAACGGCCAAGGCGGAGAACCTCAACCGCAAGGAGTCCGGCACCCTGGGCGAGCTGTTCCGCCACCACAAGCGCGCCTTCTTCACCGTGCTGGGCTTCACCGCCGGCGGCTCGCTGATTTTCTACACCTTCACCACCTACATGCAGAAATACCTGGTGAACACCGCCGGCATGGACACCCGGACGGCCAGCGGCGTGATGACCTTCGCGCTGCTCGTCTACATGTGCCTGCAGCCGCTGTTCGGCGCGCTGTCCGACCGCATCGGGCGCAAGACCTCGATGCTCTGGTTCGGCGCCCTGGGCATGCTCTGCACCTGGCCGATCCTCTCGGCGCTGAAGACCGTCACCAGCCCCTACGCCGCCTTCGGCCTGATCATCCTCGCGCTGGCCATCGTCAGCCTCTACACCTCCATCAGCGGGCTGATCAAATCGGAGATGTTCCCGGCACAGATCCGCGCCCTCGGCGTCGGCCTGTCCTATGCGGTGGGCAACGCCATCTTCGGCGGCTCGGCGGAGTACGTGGCCCTCGGGCTGAAGAGCCTCGGCGTCGAGGAGTACTTCTATATCTATGTGTCGGTCATGTGCGGCGTGGCCCTGGTGGTCTGCCTGCTGCTGCCCGACCTGCGCCAGGTCAGCTACCTCAACGACGAGGACTGA
- a CDS encoding alpha/beta fold hydrolase translates to MRPETAIVEIHSQYKVHTEFYGNPEARETIILVNGSLSTTASFAQTVKYLQPHFNVVLFDEPYAGQSKAHNDNSRFISKETEADILLHLIEHFRVDYLMSFSWGSVSALLALAQCPARIKKAVITSFSPILNEPMMDYLTRGMDCLSAVDRDAVGNLVNGTIGKYLPSLYQRFNHKHCSSLDEHEYLQMHFHVRQVLNMDSRCYVDCLANVDIPLLFINGDRDEYTSAEDARHFAKHARDCQFATIDNAGHFVDVEHKAGWMQTQQAMLGFLKTQATKGIARPQVADYQAIAV, encoded by the coding sequence ATGAGGCCGGAAACCGCCATCGTCGAGATTCACAGCCAGTACAAGGTTCACACGGAGTTTTACGGCAACCCGGAAGCCAGGGAGACCATCATCCTGGTCAACGGCTCCTTGTCGACGACCGCCTCGTTCGCGCAGACAGTGAAATACCTGCAACCGCACTTCAACGTGGTGCTCTTCGACGAGCCCTATGCCGGCCAGTCCAAGGCGCATAACGACAACAGCCGCTTCATCAGCAAGGAGACCGAGGCCGACATCCTCCTCCACCTGATCGAGCACTTCCGGGTGGACTACCTGATGTCCTTCTCCTGGGGCAGCGTCTCCGCCCTGCTCGCCCTGGCCCAATGCCCGGCGCGGATCAAGAAGGCCGTCATCACCTCCTTCTCGCCCATCCTCAATGAACCGATGATGGACTACCTGACCCGTGGCATGGACTGCCTCTCGGCCGTCGACCGCGACGCCGTGGGCAACCTGGTGAACGGCACCATCGGCAAGTACCTGCCGAGCCTGTACCAGCGCTTCAACCACAAGCACTGCAGCAGCCTCGACGAGCACGAGTACCTGCAGATGCACTTCCACGTCCGCCAGGTGCTGAACATGGACTCGCGCTGCTACGTGGATTGCCTGGCCAACGTCGACATCCCGTTGCTGTTCATCAACGGCGACCGTGACGAGTACACCTCCGCCGAGGACGCCCGCCACTTCGCCAAGCACGCACGCGATTGCCAGTTCGCCACCATCGACAACGCCGGTCACTTCGTCGACGTCGAACACAAGGCCGGCTGGATGCAGACCCAGCAAGCGATGCTGGGCTTCCTCAAGACCCAGGCAACCAAGGGCATCGCTCGCCCGCAGGTCGCCGATTACCAGGCAATTGCCGTTTGA
- a CDS encoding DUF4157 domain-containing protein yields the protein MLAVSPRSLLAQTLLALSFVSTAALACPAGQTQVCMVTCFCAPGGEGDMAPLLENVNRVAAGSLQQWIVQSRNNLASGQIQPIPLHIRAQLEPYYDLRVLDTVRYKVGIDGELNAANTLMQNPDVEAVTLVDVIVFRNPQDAQDNVALWAHELKHVQQYLDWGVQDFALRYTRDFNAVEAPAYKIQVEVARALRPTVVSSAGQQPAAGTHRD from the coding sequence TTGCTCGCTGTATCCCCGCGTTCGCTGCTTGCCCAGACCTTGCTCGCCCTGTCCTTCGTCTCCACCGCCGCCCTCGCCTGCCCCGCCGGGCAAACCCAGGTGTGCATGGTGACCTGCTTCTGCGCGCCGGGCGGCGAAGGTGACATGGCGCCGCTGCTGGAGAACGTCAACCGCGTAGCCGCCGGCAGCCTGCAGCAGTGGATAGTGCAGTCGCGCAACAACCTCGCCAGCGGGCAGATACAGCCCATTCCGCTGCACATCCGCGCGCAGCTGGAGCCTTACTACGACCTGCGGGTGCTGGACACCGTGCGCTACAAGGTGGGCATCGATGGCGAGCTCAACGCGGCCAACACGCTGATGCAGAACCCCGATGTGGAAGCGGTGACCCTGGTGGACGTGATCGTCTTCCGCAACCCGCAGGACGCCCAGGACAACGTCGCCCTCTGGGCCCACGAACTCAAGCACGTGCAGCAGTACCTGGACTGGGGCGTGCAGGACTTCGCCCTGCGCTACACCCGCGACTTCAACGCCGTGGAAGCGCCGGCCTACAAGATCCAGGTCGAAGTGGCGCGGGCCCTCAGGCCCACGGTGGTGAGCAGTGCCGGCCAGCAACCTGCTGCGGGAACTCATCGCGACTGA
- a CDS encoding SOS response-associated peptidase — translation MCGRYVTPSDRAIEDFWHIGARNSGRWIQSFNVAPTTQVPMIRQDAQGELELAAARWGLIPFWWKQDKPPTLSFNARSEEAAQKPMWRQSLRTHRCIMPAHGQAAGVDADHFA, via the coding sequence ATGTGCGGACGCTACGTCACCCCATCTGACCGGGCGATCGAGGACTTCTGGCACATCGGCGCCCGGAACTCCGGCCGGTGGATCCAGAGCTTCAACGTCGCCCCCACAACCCAGGTGCCTATGATCCGCCAGGACGCCCAGGGCGAGCTGGAACTGGCGGCCGCGCGCTGGGGACTGATCCCCTTCTGGTGGAAGCAGGACAAGCCGCCCACCCTCTCCTTCAATGCCCGCAGCGAAGAGGCGGCGCAGAAGCCCATGTGGCGCCAGAGCCTGCGCACCCACCGCTGCATCATGCCCGCCCACGGCCAAGCCGCAGGCGTCGACGCCGATCACTTCGCCTGA
- a CDS encoding helix-turn-helix domain-containing protein, whose translation MMSKPEAHVSDIRVKHFDLAGAQAWMADVCGPHWLKATAPQRVRFQHNGSVLRSTATTLGFVEYGTDVTVGVGAEDGLDCYSLSLPQSGEQEVLAGGRALSSDRDRGVILSPYGAQELNIGGDCRQLHVAIPRQAVEQGLEDLIQRRMDAPLLFEPVIDAVNGASGSWWRMVRHLAEDLHRSHELYGQAGFTRDLEHALVKGLILAQPNNYSAELFGSQELKLPHFLVRAREFIHRHAREDIGLADIEEASGVSRSKLFDSFSRYLGLPPMAYLKKHRLAAVRQQLLEDGSARNISAIAMGWGFTHLGRFSCEYRKLFDESPSMTLQRQLARRGRAH comes from the coding sequence ATGATGAGCAAGCCTGAAGCGCATGTGAGCGATATCCGTGTGAAGCATTTCGACCTGGCCGGTGCCCAGGCCTGGATGGCGGATGTGTGTGGGCCCCATTGGCTGAAGGCCACGGCCCCGCAGCGGGTCCGTTTCCAGCACAACGGCAGTGTGTTGCGCTCGACGGCGACCACCCTGGGGTTCGTCGAATACGGCACCGATGTGACGGTAGGTGTCGGGGCGGAAGACGGGCTGGATTGCTACAGCCTGAGCCTGCCCCAGTCCGGCGAGCAGGAGGTGCTGGCCGGTGGGCGGGCGCTGAGTTCCGATCGCGACCGGGGGGTGATCCTGTCGCCCTACGGTGCCCAGGAACTGAACATCGGTGGCGACTGCCGCCAGTTGCATGTGGCGATTCCCCGGCAGGCCGTGGAACAGGGCCTGGAGGACCTGATCCAGAGGCGTATGGATGCGCCCCTTCTGTTCGAGCCGGTGATCGATGCCGTCAACGGCGCCTCCGGTTCCTGGTGGCGCATGGTCCGCCACCTCGCCGAAGACTTGCACCGCAGCCACGAGCTCTATGGCCAGGCCGGTTTCACCCGCGATCTGGAACATGCCCTGGTGAAGGGCCTGATCCTGGCCCAGCCGAACAACTACAGCGCCGAGCTGTTTGGCAGCCAGGAACTCAAGCTGCCGCACTTCCTGGTGCGGGCGAGGGAGTTCATCCATCGCCATGCCCGCGAGGATATCGGCCTGGCGGATATCGAGGAGGCTTCGGGGGTGTCCCGCTCCAAGCTGTTCGATAGCTTCAGTCGCTACCTCGGCCTGCCACCCATGGCCTACCTGAAGAAACACCGCCTGGCTGCGGTGCGCCAGCAGTTACTGGAGGACGGCAGTGCCCGCAACATCTCCGCTATCGCCATGGGCTGGGGCTTTACCCACCTGGGGCGCTTCTCCTGCGAGTACCGCAAGCTCTTCGACGAGTCGCCGAGCATGACGCTGCAACGGCAGCTGGCGCGGCGGGGCAGGGCGCACTGA
- a CDS encoding DUF2388 domain-containing protein: MRFRTTAATLALIAIPFTSAMAKHDHHDDDGDLLRGLLSTGATSASTYLTSGGDHKLVGPVSDDASTFIASDGAIRGPYLEAELQRIRSENPGLSESSDLELAGAILSAQAK, from the coding sequence ATGCGTTTCCGCACTACCGCTGCAACCCTCGCGCTCATCGCTATCCCCTTCACCTCCGCCATGGCCAAGCACGACCACCACGACGACGACGGCGACCTGCTGCGCGGTCTCCTCTCCACCGGCGCCACCAGCGCCTCCACCTACCTCACCAGTGGCGGCGACCACAAACTCGTTGGCCCGGTGTCGGACGACGCCAGCACCTTCATCGCCAGCGACGGCGCCATTCGCGGCCCCTACCTCGAAGCGGAGCTGCAGCGGATCCGCAGCGAGAATCCCGGCCTGAGCGAGAGCAGTGATCTGGAACTGGCCGGGGCAATTCTGAGCGCTCAGGCGAAGTGA
- a CDS encoding ABC transporter substrate-binding protein produces the protein MPYLVALLLMVFWPQIGRTAEQLEYRVGVEQVDYYPIFSAVPPDNQYRGYARDLLDLFAAHEKLRFTYVALPVRRLFHAYWAGQLDLVFPDSPRWDVAHKPSGITYSQPVLQFQDAMLVLPQRRGEPRERFQRLGFVRGFTPWKFQEEIAAGQVVIKEAPNPEGLIHMALSGYIDAANMARQVARFHLRHQGREGGLVVEPSLLPLTDSYYHLSSIRHPELIRRFDAFLQRERQAVEALKAKYEL, from the coding sequence GTGCCGTACCTGGTCGCGCTGTTGCTCATGGTTTTCTGGCCGCAGATCGGCCGCACCGCCGAACAGTTGGAGTACCGCGTCGGCGTGGAGCAGGTGGACTACTACCCGATCTTCTCCGCCGTGCCGCCGGACAACCAGTACCGTGGCTACGCCCGCGACCTGCTGGACCTGTTCGCCGCCCACGAGAAACTGCGCTTCACCTACGTGGCGCTGCCGGTGCGACGGCTGTTCCATGCCTACTGGGCCGGCCAGCTCGACCTGGTCTTCCCGGACAGCCCGCGCTGGGACGTGGCGCACAAGCCGAGCGGCATCACCTACTCGCAGCCGGTGCTGCAGTTCCAGGACGCCATGCTGGTGCTGCCGCAGCGCCGGGGCGAGCCGCGCGAGCGCTTCCAGCGGCTCGGTTTCGTCCGTGGCTTCACACCCTGGAAGTTCCAGGAGGAAATCGCCGCCGGGCAGGTGGTGATCAAGGAAGCGCCCAATCCCGAAGGGCTGATCCACATGGCCCTGTCCGGCTACATCGACGCCGCCAACATGGCGCGGCAGGTGGCGCGCTTTCACCTGAGGCACCAGGGCCGGGAAGGCGGCCTGGTGGTGGAGCCCTCCCTGCTGCCGCTGACCGACAGCTATTACCACCTCTCCAGCATTCGCCACCCGGAGCTGATACGCCGCTTCGACGCCTTCCTCCAGCGTGAGCGGCAGGCGGTGGAGGCGTTGAAGGCGAAGTACGAACTCTGA
- a CDS encoding GyrI-like domain-containing protein, with the protein MQPTSTYPLSEPRFEQGDELLIAGLGERFSAGKTQGIVDLWQRFVPYIGRVPGQQGHETFGLCHSPDGEGGFEYLAGVRVSRTDELPSGFTHQRLPARRYLVFRHQGPVNSIHETFAAIFQRWLPQSGLQAADAPEFEYYSADFDPVAGTGWVEVWVPLND; encoded by the coding sequence ATGCAACCAACCAGCACCTACCCATTATCCGAACCACGCTTCGAGCAGGGCGACGAGCTGTTGATCGCCGGGCTCGGCGAGCGTTTCAGCGCCGGCAAGACCCAGGGCATAGTCGACCTCTGGCAGCGCTTCGTGCCTTACATCGGTCGGGTGCCGGGGCAGCAGGGCCATGAGACCTTCGGTCTGTGCCACAGCCCGGACGGGGAGGGCGGATTCGAGTACCTCGCCGGCGTGCGGGTCAGCCGCACCGATGAGCTGCCCAGCGGTTTCACCCACCAACGGCTGCCGGCTCGGCGCTATCTGGTGTTTCGTCACCAGGGCCCTGTTAACAGCATCCATGAAACCTTCGCCGCGATCTTCCAGCGCTGGTTGCCGCAATCCGGACTGCAGGCGGCGGATGCACCGGAGTTCGAGTACTACAGCGCTGATTTCGACCCCGTGGCCGGCACCGGTTGGGTCGAGGTCTGGGTGCCGTTGAACGACTGA
- a CDS encoding alpha/beta fold hydrolase — translation MQSVDLNGVLMTYSEYGDPQAPTLLLLSGWCQDQRLFKTLAPELARDFHVICPDWRGHDPQQTLNGDFGSNDLADDLLAFIDAKQLTDVRLVSTSHGCWVNIEVCERLGTGHLPRTVVIDWLMQPHPGFWQQLSEGQHPTGYAAGRQSFFDEWAATTDNADVLNHLQREMPWFDGAMWRRACREIEANYRRWGSPLERMAAIADKPQVRHIYSQPLSEDYRRMQLNFAADHGWFDPHHIPGNTHFPSLENPVAVARAIREFFQS, via the coding sequence ATGCAATCCGTCGACCTGAACGGTGTGCTGATGACCTACAGCGAATACGGTGACCCGCAGGCGCCAACGCTGCTGCTGCTCAGCGGCTGGTGCCAGGACCAGCGCCTGTTCAAGACCCTGGCCCCGGAGCTGGCCCGCGACTTCCATGTGATCTGCCCCGACTGGCGCGGCCACGATCCCCAGCAGACCCTGAACGGGGACTTCGGCTCGAATGACCTCGCCGACGACCTGCTGGCCTTCATCGACGCCAAGCAGCTCACGGACGTGCGCCTGGTCTCCACCTCCCATGGCTGCTGGGTGAACATCGAGGTCTGCGAGCGCCTGGGCACAGGGCACCTGCCCAGGACCGTGGTGATCGACTGGCTGATGCAGCCGCACCCCGGCTTCTGGCAACAGCTGTCCGAGGGGCAGCACCCCACCGGCTACGCGGCCGGGCGCCAGAGTTTCTTCGACGAGTGGGCGGCCACCACCGACAACGCCGACGTGCTCAACCACCTGCAACGGGAGATGCCCTGGTTCGACGGCGCGATGTGGCGCCGCGCCTGCCGCGAGATCGAAGCCAACTACCGCCGCTGGGGCAGCCCCCTGGAGCGCATGGCCGCCATCGCCGACAAGCCGCAGGTGCGCCATATCTATTCCCAGCCGCTGTCCGAGGACTATCGCCGAATGCAGCTGAATTTTGCCGCCGACCACGGCTGGTTCGACCCGCACCACATCCCCGGCAACACCCACTTCCCGAGTCTGGAAAACCCCGTGGCCGTGGCCCGCGCCATCCGCGAGTTCTTCCAGAGCTGA